A genomic segment from Lignipirellula cremea encodes:
- a CDS encoding sigma factor yields MKIARSHGGFIQHCCDRLWTTARRMLQKHPGVGRWSDTDDVLQQSLMRLHRGLATVRPESVRKFYGLAATNIGRELIDLGRSYDGPWGIGTEHDTDGGKAADEQADNHFDPESLAAWAEFHESFDQPVEAEQVFFRSWVRRSDTGRRCSCFRHLARHA; encoded by the coding sequence GTGAAGATTGCCCGGAGTCACGGCGGGTTCATCCAGCATTGCTGTGATCGGCTATGGACGACGGCTCGAAGAATGCTGCAAAAGCACCCCGGCGTTGGACGTTGGTCCGACACAGATGATGTTCTTCAACAGAGCTTGATGCGGCTGCATCGAGGCTTGGCGACGGTCAGACCGGAATCCGTCCGAAAGTTCTACGGACTCGCAGCCACAAACATCGGTCGTGAACTGATTGATCTTGGCCGGAGTTACGACGGACCGTGGGGCATCGGCACCGAGCACGACACGGACGGCGGAAAAGCGGCTGATGAACAAGCCGACAACCACTTCGATCCGGAATCCCTCGCAGCTTGGGCGGAGTTCCATGAAAGCTTCGATCAACCGGTTGAGGCGGAACAAGTGTTTTTTCGCTCTTGGGTACGACGGTCTGACACAGGCCGCCGCTGCTCGTGTTTTCGGCACCTCGCTCGCCACGCCTAA